Proteins encoded by one window of Panicum virgatum strain AP13 chromosome 7N, P.virgatum_v5, whole genome shotgun sequence:
- the LOC120681618 gene encoding anamorsin homolog, protein MAAALAVTDEVALPIRAVGDLVAAADVSREEVAVITQCASLGGKLPFEDGSVGAVLAVIKNMESLREQLVAEINRVLKAGGRVLVQSSAPSSSQKPNTDIERKLLMGGFVEVQASASSSQDTVQSVTVKAKKASWSVGSSFPLKKATKALPKIQIDDDSELIDEDSLLTEEDLKKPQLPVVGDCEVGATRKACKNCSCGRAEAEAKVEKLELTAEQINNPQSACGSCGLGDAFRCGTCPYRGLPPFKPGEKVSLSGNFLAADI, encoded by the exons ggcggcgctcgcggtgACGGACGAGGTGGCGCTGCCGATCCGGGCGGTGGGGGATCTGGTGGCAGCCGCCGATGTCTCGCGGGAGGAGGTGGCCGTCATCACCCAGTGCGCGTCGCTTG GTGGGAAGTTGCCTTTTGAAGATGGATCAGTTGGTGCTGTTCTTGCTGTCATTAAAAATATGGAAAGCTTGAGGGAACAGTTGGTTGCTGAGATTAACCGGGTGCTGAAAGCTGGCGGAAGAGTACTGGTGCAGAGCTCTGCACCCTCCTCCAGTCAGAAG CCAAACACTGATATTGAGCGCAAGCTACTGATGGGGGGATTTGTTGAAGTGCAAGCATCTGCTTCAAGCTCTCAGGATACTGTGCAGTCTGTCACT GTTAAGGCAAAGAAGGCCAGCTGGAGCGTGGGTTCTTCTTTCCCCCTTAAGAAAGCAACAAAGGCCCTTCCTAAGATTCAAATTGATGatgactctgaacttatagatGAAGACAGCCTCTTGACTGAGGAGGACCTGAAGAAACCACAACTTCCAGTTG TTGGGGATTGTGAAGTGGGGGCAACAAGGAAGGCATGCAAGAACTGTAGTTGTGGCAGGGCTGAGGCTGAGGCAAAAGTAGAGAAGCTAGAGCTCACTGCCGAGCAGATCAACAATCCTCAGTCAGCTTGTGGCAGT TGTGGGTTGGGTGATGCCTTTCGATGTGGTACCTGTCCGTACAGAGGTCTCCCTCCTTTCAAGCCTGGAGAGAAG GTTTCCTTGTCTGGCAACTTCCTTGCTGCAGACATATGA